In one Streptomyces sp. NBC_01288 genomic region, the following are encoded:
- a CDS encoding class I SAM-dependent methyltransferase: MTDPNAAPTADFIEATRSSYDAIAPAYSAEHPDGLGEGPVETGLLTAFAELVRTAAAGEAQVADIGSGPGYVTARLNALGLQAFGIDISPHMVALAREAHPQLRFQVGSMTSLDVPDATLGGLIALYSTIHIPDADLPGVLAEFHRVLRPGGYVLLAFQASEGEHIHMTERYGQDISLDYYFRTPAEITTHLTEAGLSLYAQARIEPQGQQKWGRAFALAHKAAASSLTA, encoded by the coding sequence GTGACCGACCCGAACGCGGCTCCGACCGCGGACTTCATAGAGGCCACCCGCTCCTCCTACGACGCGATCGCCCCCGCGTACAGCGCCGAACACCCCGACGGCCTGGGCGAGGGCCCCGTCGAGACGGGCCTGCTGACCGCCTTCGCCGAACTCGTCCGTACGGCGGCGGCGGGCGAGGCGCAGGTGGCCGATATCGGCAGCGGCCCCGGCTATGTGACCGCACGCCTGAACGCCCTCGGCCTCCAGGCCTTCGGCATCGACATCTCGCCGCACATGGTGGCGCTGGCCCGCGAGGCGCATCCCCAACTCCGGTTCCAGGTCGGCTCGATGACGTCCCTGGACGTACCGGACGCGACCCTCGGCGGCCTGATCGCCCTCTACTCCACGATCCACATCCCGGACGCCGACCTGCCCGGCGTCCTCGCGGAGTTCCACCGGGTCCTACGGCCGGGCGGCTACGTCCTGCTCGCGTTCCAGGCCTCGGAGGGCGAACACATCCACATGACCGAGCGCTACGGCCAGGACATCTCCCTCGACTACTACTTCCGCACCCCGGCCGAGATCACCACGCACCTCACGGAGGCGGGCCTGAGCCTTTACGCGCAGGCCCGCATCGAGCCGCAGGGGCAGCAGAAGTGGGGGCGGGCCTTCGCGCTGGCTCACAAGGCTGCGGCGTCGAGCTTGACCGCATGA
- a CDS encoding Fic family protein, translated as MLYVTPSLDDDDLRALDEIETMRRALRHLLRATPRWTRQLRRNLTARAIAGSNTIEGYAATVDDVEALMSGEEPLETGERTRAELEGYQRGMTYIQALADAGDDFRYDAGLLNGLHFMLQGHHLDKRPGRRRDGPVYVTSPDDPLVPTYTAPEHEEVPVLMREFIAWLNEGDLDAPVHVRASMAHLNLVKIHPWKDGNGRMSRALSTLVFSREALMPPEFSSIEEWLGRGQNTYAYYQILEEVGGPRWSPERDTRPWIRFCLTAHHRQAQQAQRRFDVMSRAWTHLVEAVEATGLDERVVYALLPAFSDARVRRTVYQQDADLSDQQAIRDIRELVARGWLVPHGKARGRHYAPGPLMNPVRNEVRQSLEPYADPYRRER; from the coding sequence ATGCTGTACGTGACCCCCTCCCTGGACGACGACGACCTGCGCGCCCTCGACGAGATCGAGACCATGCGCCGCGCCCTCCGACATCTGCTTCGGGCCACTCCCCGCTGGACACGGCAGCTGCGGCGCAACCTCACCGCCCGCGCGATCGCCGGCTCGAACACCATCGAGGGGTACGCCGCGACAGTCGACGACGTGGAAGCCCTCATGTCCGGCGAGGAACCCCTGGAGACCGGGGAACGGACCCGCGCAGAGCTTGAGGGCTACCAGCGGGGCATGACGTACATCCAGGCCCTCGCCGACGCCGGTGACGACTTCCGGTACGACGCCGGGCTGCTCAACGGTCTGCACTTCATGCTCCAGGGTCACCACCTCGACAAGCGTCCCGGCCGCCGGCGCGACGGCCCCGTCTACGTCACGAGCCCCGACGATCCCCTGGTACCCACCTATACCGCGCCCGAACACGAGGAAGTCCCCGTGCTCATGCGGGAGTTCATCGCGTGGCTCAACGAAGGGGACCTCGACGCACCGGTCCATGTGCGCGCTTCCATGGCCCACCTCAACCTCGTCAAGATCCATCCGTGGAAGGACGGCAACGGACGTATGTCCCGCGCCCTGTCCACCCTGGTCTTCTCCCGCGAGGCGCTGATGCCACCGGAGTTCTCCTCGATCGAAGAGTGGCTCGGCCGAGGCCAGAACACCTACGCCTACTACCAGATCCTGGAGGAGGTGGGCGGTCCGCGCTGGAGCCCCGAACGGGACACCCGCCCCTGGATCCGGTTCTGTCTGACCGCTCACCACCGCCAGGCCCAGCAGGCTCAGCGGCGCTTCGACGTGATGTCCCGTGCCTGGACCCATCTGGTCGAGGCCGTCGAAGCGACCGGTCTGGACGAGCGCGTCGTCTACGCCCTCCTGCCCGCTTTCTCCGATGCCAGGGTCCGTCGCACCGTCTACCAGCAGGACGCCGACCTCAGCGATCAGCAAGCCATCCGCGACATCCGCGAACTCGTCGCTCGTGGCTGGCTCGTCCCCCACGGCAAGGCCCGTGGCCGCCACTACGCCCCCGGCCCGCTCATGAACCCCGTCCGGAACGAGGTCCGCCAGTCCTTGGAGCCGTACGCGGACCCTTATCGCCGAGAGCGGTGA
- a CDS encoding N-acetylneuraminate synthase family protein, giving the protein MSNNSRLRQFGSKTAGPGHPVYVVGEIGINHNGELENAFKLIDAAAEAGCDAVKFQKRTPEICTPRDQWDIERDTPWGRMTYIDYRHRVEFGEDEYRQIDDYAKSKNIDWFASPWDTEAVAFLEKFDVPAHKVASASLTDDELLRSLRATGRTVILSTGMSTPKQIRHAVEVLGSDNILMCHATSTYPAVAEELNLRVINTLQAEYPNVPIGYSGHETGLQTTLAAVALGAAFVERHITLDRAMWGSDQAASVEPQGLTRLVRDIRTIEASLGDGVKKVYESELGPMKKLRRVNGVVAEAEIAAAAGEPVAV; this is encoded by the coding sequence ATGAGCAACAACTCCCGTCTGCGCCAGTTCGGTTCGAAGACCGCAGGCCCCGGCCACCCCGTCTACGTCGTCGGCGAGATCGGCATCAACCACAACGGTGAGCTGGAGAACGCCTTCAAGCTGATCGACGCCGCCGCCGAGGCCGGCTGCGACGCCGTCAAGTTCCAGAAGCGCACCCCGGAGATCTGCACCCCGCGCGACCAGTGGGACATCGAGCGCGACACCCCCTGGGGCCGCATGACCTACATCGACTACCGCCACCGCGTGGAGTTCGGCGAGGACGAGTACCGCCAGATCGACGACTACGCCAAGTCGAAGAACATCGACTGGTTCGCCTCCCCGTGGGACACCGAGGCCGTCGCCTTCCTGGAGAAGTTCGACGTCCCGGCCCACAAGGTCGCCTCCGCGTCCCTCACGGACGACGAGCTGCTCCGCTCCCTCCGCGCGACCGGCCGTACGGTCATCCTCTCCACCGGCATGTCGACGCCGAAGCAGATCCGCCACGCGGTCGAGGTCCTCGGCAGCGACAACATCCTGATGTGCCACGCCACTTCGACCTACCCGGCGGTGGCCGAGGAACTCAACCTCCGCGTCATCAACACCCTCCAGGCCGAGTACCCGAACGTCCCGATCGGCTACTCCGGTCACGAGACGGGCCTCCAGACCACCCTCGCCGCGGTCGCGCTCGGCGCCGCCTTCGTCGAGCGTCACATCACCCTTGACCGCGCCATGTGGGGCTCGGACCAGGCCGCCTCCGTCGAGCCGCAGGGCCTGACCCGCCTCGTCCGCGACATCCGCACCATCGAGGCCTCCCTCGGCGACGGCGTCAAGAAGGTCTACGAGTCGGAGCTCGGCCCGATGAAGAAGCTGCGTCGCGTCAACGGCGTGGTGGCTGAGGCGGAGATCGCCGCGGCCGCGGGCGAGCCGGTCGCGGTCTGA
- a CDS encoding N-acylneuraminate cytidylyltransferase, with protein sequence MSNSQAGQGASVRRVLAVIPARGGSKGVPAKNLAPVGGVPLVARAVRECRASRLVTDVVVSTDDQAIAAAARQAGAEVVLRPAAIAGDTATSEAAVLHAMDAHEALHGSAVDVVLLVQCTSPFIVREDVDGIVNAIVVNGADTAHTVAPFHGFVWRDADDEATTVVEPTRTGEVGGATKVVTPPVTSGGYGVNHDKSFRPRRQDRPQDFLETGAVYGMDAAGFRKVGHRFFGRTELVRTDPARVLEIDDPHELARARALAPLFDADRPGSLPTADDIDAVVLDFDGTQTDDRVLIDSDGREFVSVHRGDGLGIAALRRTGLKMLILSSEQNPVVAARARKLQLPVLHGIDRKDLALKQWCEEQGIAPERVLYVGNDVNDLPCFALVGWPVAVASAHDVVRGAARAVTTVPGGDGAVREIASWILGPSLDSLTK encoded by the coding sequence ATGTCCAACTCGCAAGCAGGGCAAGGCGCTTCGGTGCGTCGGGTGCTCGCGGTGATCCCCGCGCGCGGCGGCTCCAAGGGCGTCCCCGCCAAGAACCTCGCCCCCGTCGGCGGAGTACCGCTGGTGGCCCGCGCTGTACGTGAGTGCCGGGCCAGCCGACTGGTGACGGACGTGGTCGTCTCCACCGACGACCAGGCCATCGCCGCCGCCGCCCGCCAGGCCGGCGCCGAGGTAGTACTGCGCCCCGCCGCGATCGCCGGTGACACCGCGACCTCCGAGGCCGCCGTCCTGCACGCCATGGACGCCCACGAGGCGCTGCACGGCTCCGCGGTCGACGTCGTCCTCCTCGTCCAGTGCACCAGCCCCTTCATCGTCCGCGAGGACGTCGACGGCATCGTGAACGCGATCGTCGTGAACGGCGCCGACACCGCGCACACCGTCGCCCCCTTCCACGGCTTCGTGTGGCGCGACGCCGACGACGAGGCCACGACGGTCGTCGAGCCGACCCGCACCGGTGAGGTCGGCGGCGCCACCAAGGTCGTCACCCCGCCTGTCACCAGCGGCGGTTACGGCGTCAACCACGACAAGTCGTTCCGCCCGCGCCGCCAGGACCGCCCCCAGGACTTCCTGGAGACCGGCGCGGTCTACGGCATGGACGCGGCCGGGTTCCGCAAGGTCGGCCACCGCTTCTTCGGCCGTACGGAGCTCGTCCGGACCGACCCCGCAAGGGTGTTGGAGATCGACGACCCCCATGAGCTGGCCAGGGCAAGGGCGTTGGCGCCCCTCTTCGACGCCGACCGCCCCGGTTCGCTCCCGACCGCCGACGACATCGACGCGGTCGTACTCGACTTCGACGGCACCCAGACCGACGACAGGGTGCTGATCGATTCCGACGGACGGGAGTTCGTCTCCGTGCACCGCGGAGACGGCCTCGGCATCGCGGCCCTGCGCAGGACCGGGCTCAAGATGCTGATCCTGTCCTCGGAGCAGAACCCGGTCGTCGCCGCCCGGGCCCGGAAGCTCCAACTCCCGGTCCTGCACGGCATCGACCGGAAGGACCTCGCACTCAAGCAGTGGTGCGAGGAGCAGGGCATCGCGCCGGAGCGCGTGCTCTACGTCGGCAACGACGTCAACGACCTCCCGTGCTTCGCCCTCGTGGGCTGGCCCGTGGCGGTCGCGAGCGCCCACGACGTCGTACGCGGCGCCGCACGCGCGGTCACCACCGTGCCCGGTGGCGACGGCGCAGTCCGAGAGATCGCCAGCTGGATCCTCGGCCCCTCTCTCGATTCCCTCACCAAGTAA
- a CDS encoding DUF6716 putative glycosyltransferase yields MPASATQTLRVAVLADSDTRWKWGSLTANRIAPPNSDISLDGYLLRGRATPTARQLKEVGVTADSLREVTAVEFLRAMERGPEDQYDILVLSLVGGGVQAMLHGLARAWHGRAKRPVVVTGYVGVVYEKLTDGLLLRHGADLVLANSRQDADRFTAVYDGVGADSSAVTEVALPFLGGDAYTGEHDPYTVVFAVQPSVPDNRRDRDYLLNRAIQHARFHPNREVLLKLRSKPGEHTTHIEELPYQKLVQGKDLPANFSLVYGHMGDVLDRTDLLVTISSTAALESLHRRIPTVVLTDLGIREGLGNHHFVGSGCLASWDQLDAGYKPVPDAEWVARQGVAAEGSYETAFDAARERIAKLLAGDGMPALTPYYTPETAPGYLPGILARHHLGPDGTPLPGAPAADKAPGPVRQIVRRAARGAYRHGVQRVAPVIRRMGEL; encoded by the coding sequence GTGCCAGCAAGTGCAACGCAGACCCTGCGAGTCGCCGTTCTCGCGGATTCCGACACCCGGTGGAAATGGGGTTCGCTCACCGCGAACCGTATTGCTCCGCCGAATTCGGACATCTCTCTGGACGGGTACCTCCTGCGGGGTCGTGCCACCCCAACAGCCCGCCAGCTGAAGGAAGTCGGCGTCACCGCCGACTCCCTCCGCGAGGTGACCGCCGTCGAGTTCCTGCGTGCCATGGAGAGAGGCCCCGAAGACCAGTACGACATCCTCGTGCTCTCCCTCGTCGGCGGCGGGGTCCAGGCGATGCTGCACGGACTGGCCCGCGCCTGGCACGGACGCGCCAAGCGCCCTGTGGTCGTCACCGGTTACGTCGGTGTCGTCTACGAGAAGCTCACCGACGGCCTCCTGCTGCGGCACGGCGCGGACCTCGTCCTCGCCAACTCCCGCCAGGACGCGGACCGTTTCACGGCGGTCTACGACGGGGTCGGCGCCGACTCCTCGGCGGTGACCGAGGTGGCCCTGCCGTTCCTCGGCGGGGACGCCTACACCGGTGAACACGACCCGTACACGGTCGTCTTCGCGGTGCAGCCCTCGGTGCCCGACAACCGCCGGGACCGCGACTACCTGCTCAACAGGGCGATCCAGCACGCCCGTTTCCACCCGAACCGCGAGGTGCTGCTCAAGCTCCGCTCCAAGCCGGGCGAACACACCACGCACATCGAGGAGTTGCCCTACCAGAAGCTGGTCCAGGGCAAGGACCTCCCCGCCAACTTCAGCCTGGTGTACGGGCACATGGGCGACGTGCTCGACCGCACCGACCTCCTGGTGACCATCAGCTCGACCGCCGCCCTGGAGTCCCTGCACCGCCGTATCCCCACCGTCGTGCTGACCGACCTCGGCATCCGTGAGGGGCTCGGCAACCACCACTTCGTTGGCTCCGGGTGCCTCGCCTCCTGGGACCAGCTCGACGCCGGGTACAAGCCGGTGCCGGACGCCGAGTGGGTGGCCCGGCAGGGGGTCGCCGCCGAGGGGTCGTACGAGACGGCCTTCGACGCGGCCAGGGAGCGCATCGCCAAGCTGCTGGCCGGTGACGGGATGCCCGCGCTGACCCCGTACTACACGCCCGAGACCGCCCCCGGCTATCTGCCCGGCATCCTCGCCCGGCACCACCTCGGCCCGGACGGCACCCCGTTGCCCGGCGCCCCGGCCGCGGACAAGGCGCCCGGTCCCGTCCGGCAGATCGTCCGCCGGGCCGCGCGCGGCGCCTACCGCCACGGAGTGCAGCGCGTGGCGCCCGTCATCCGCCGGATGGGGGAGCTGTGA
- a CDS encoding glycosyltransferase family 2 protein, translated as MVKLSVIVPFYNVQQYAPDTLKSLRANTREDFEFIFVDDCSTDETPDILSRAERELPGVVHVRHQKNGGLATARNTGIDAARGEYLTFLDGDDWLAPDYFPRLLAAIEELGCDFVRTDHVVCTAKARSIARVPQGRRGVVLNPRDAILPADRSTSVDYAYAWAGIYHRRLVDRGLLHFTDGLRTAEDRPWIWKLHREAESFATVGLLGVFYRRGVASSLTQIGDVRQLDFIRAFDQVIEETAADRDADKLLPKAVRTYCAIMAHHLGSIERFEPAVARKLRSLSSAALKRMPQDVLAEVMDSMDPQRASRLRRLRRRPTSARTVAA; from the coding sequence GTGGTCAAGCTCTCCGTCATCGTGCCGTTCTACAACGTGCAGCAATACGCGCCCGACACCCTGAAGAGCCTGCGTGCGAACACACGGGAGGACTTCGAATTCATCTTCGTCGACGACTGTTCGACCGACGAGACACCTGACATTCTCTCGCGCGCGGAGCGGGAGTTGCCAGGCGTCGTGCATGTCAGACACCAGAAGAACGGAGGGCTGGCGACCGCCCGCAACACCGGCATCGACGCGGCACGTGGCGAGTATCTGACGTTTCTGGACGGCGACGACTGGCTCGCCCCGGACTACTTCCCGCGACTGCTGGCCGCCATCGAGGAACTCGGCTGCGACTTCGTGCGCACCGACCACGTGGTGTGCACGGCGAAGGCCCGCTCGATCGCCCGGGTCCCGCAGGGCCGGCGTGGTGTGGTGCTGAACCCGCGGGACGCGATCCTGCCCGCCGACCGCTCCACGTCCGTGGACTACGCCTACGCCTGGGCGGGCATCTACCACCGCAGACTCGTCGACCGGGGCCTGCTGCACTTCACCGACGGGCTGCGCACGGCCGAGGACCGGCCGTGGATCTGGAAGCTGCACCGGGAGGCGGAGTCCTTCGCCACGGTGGGGCTGCTCGGGGTGTTCTACCGGCGCGGGGTCGCCTCGTCGCTGACCCAGATCGGGGACGTCCGGCAGCTCGATTTCATTCGTGCGTTCGACCAGGTAATCGAGGAAACGGCGGCTGACCGCGACGCCGATAAACTGCTGCCGAAAGCGGTGCGCACCTATTGCGCGATCATGGCTCATCATCTCGGATCGATCGAGAGGTTCGAACCCGCCGTGGCTCGAAAACTGCGTTCACTGAGTTCCGCCGCGCTGAAGCGCATGCCCCAGGATGTTCTGGCGGAGGTAATGGACTCGATGGACCCCCAGCGCGCGAGCCGGCTGCGGCGTCTGCGCCGCCGTCCCACCTCGGCGCGGACGGTGGCCGCCTGA
- a CDS encoding polysialyltransferase family glycosyltransferase, which produces MPRTTQILCASTLYGAATLAAALDAGLLGEADRRLLLITNNAANPETTPSVDTMPGFDRLRDRFDDVLSWNETISPFHPSGWSPRGDDVPMWERYVRLLWRLGDDEIRLAVESVQVNPSLALCQLFTGAPVDVYADGLISYGPTRDKIDPLVGTRIERLLHLDLVPGLTPLLLTEFGVPPELVPTEAFLKVLGELAESEEELPAVTGQPALLLGQYLAALGILTDQQEEELHLRMVRGAVALGHRELVFKPHPVAPSRWSRLLEDEATKLGAQLTLLDRPVLAEVAFQRMRPALVVGCFSTALFTAAGLYDIPVARVGTDTLLARLAPYQNSNRVPLTIVDDVLPDLADKQAVTEWRMPSPERVAELAGLLKAVGFAMQPRIYPRLREDAERYLSAHLNPHTWRYFKRRRLTALALPGAVPAQLSFIPRNQTVRRIARRARAFSGR; this is translated from the coding sequence ATGCCCCGCACCACCCAGATCCTGTGCGCGTCGACCCTGTACGGCGCCGCGACGCTGGCCGCCGCCCTGGACGCCGGGCTCCTCGGCGAGGCCGACCGCAGGCTGCTGCTGATCACCAACAACGCGGCGAACCCGGAGACCACCCCGTCGGTCGACACCATGCCGGGCTTCGACCGGCTCCGGGACCGCTTCGACGACGTGCTGTCGTGGAACGAGACCATCTCCCCCTTCCACCCGAGCGGTTGGAGCCCCCGGGGCGACGACGTCCCGATGTGGGAGCGGTACGTACGGCTGCTGTGGCGGCTCGGCGACGACGAGATCCGGCTCGCCGTGGAGTCCGTCCAGGTCAATCCGTCGCTCGCGCTGTGCCAGCTGTTCACCGGCGCCCCGGTCGACGTCTACGCGGACGGCCTCATAAGCTACGGCCCCACGCGCGACAAGATCGACCCGCTGGTCGGCACCCGCATCGAGCGGCTGCTGCACCTCGATCTCGTCCCGGGCCTCACCCCGCTGCTCCTCACCGAGTTCGGCGTCCCGCCCGAGCTGGTACCAACGGAGGCCTTCCTCAAGGTACTTGGCGAACTCGCCGAGTCCGAGGAGGAGTTGCCGGCCGTGACGGGCCAACCCGCCCTGCTCCTCGGCCAGTACCTCGCCGCGCTCGGCATCCTCACCGACCAGCAGGAGGAGGAGCTGCACCTGCGCATGGTGCGCGGCGCGGTGGCACTCGGCCACCGCGAGCTGGTGTTCAAACCGCACCCCGTGGCACCCTCCCGCTGGTCGCGCCTCCTGGAGGACGAGGCGACCAAGCTGGGGGCCCAACTCACCCTGCTGGACCGCCCGGTGCTCGCCGAGGTCGCCTTCCAGCGGATGCGCCCCGCCCTGGTCGTCGGCTGCTTCTCCACCGCGCTGTTCACCGCGGCCGGCCTGTACGACATCCCGGTCGCACGGGTCGGCACGGACACCCTGCTGGCCCGGCTCGCGCCCTACCAGAACAGCAACCGGGTGCCGCTGACCATCGTGGACGACGTGCTGCCCGACCTCGCCGACAAGCAGGCGGTGACGGAGTGGCGGATGCCGTCGCCGGAGCGCGTGGCCGAACTGGCCGGACTCCTCAAGGCGGTCGGCTTCGCGATGCAGCCCAGGATCTACCCGCGGCTGCGCGAGGACGCCGAGCGCTATCTCTCGGCCCACCTGAACCCGCACACCTGGCGCTACTTCAAACGCCGCCGCCTGACCGCGCTGGCACTGCCCGGCGCCGTACCGGCACAACTGTCCTTCATTCCGCGCAATCAGACGGTCCGGCGCATCGCACGTCGCGCCCGTGCTTTCTCCGGCCGTTAG
- a CDS encoding acyltransferase family protein, translated as MNAVDQALAPTLRGQDPGQEPEQPSVAPSRPPRENRLRALDGLRLLAALMVCLYHFTGKNGEVASSWHQSPGKMFPTLSEAGTYGSLGVQFFFLISGFVICMSSWGKSMGEFFRSRIARLYPAYWVALILVGTASVLMPVVVKPLRSDEFLVNFTMLQQPMGVPRVIGVDWTLWVEMRFYLFFALFVIWKGVTYRRVVTFCILWTMAGCFARVADNPLTTELVMRDHAPYFIGGLAFYLIYRYGSDLLLWGIVGMSFLLGQRYSVTALWHPGMTGDFHRNPHVIQAIVLVAFAAVAAVALGWTSWANWSWLTLAGALTYPFYLIHEHLGWFAIRVLHRGFGLGPYETLALTVPGLLCLAYLMHRFVEKPFGPRLKRTMSLQSKQLAARLGK; from the coding sequence ATGAACGCGGTTGACCAGGCCCTGGCACCCACCCTGCGGGGCCAGGACCCTGGGCAGGAACCGGAGCAGCCATCCGTCGCCCCGTCCCGCCCGCCCCGGGAGAACCGGCTGCGGGCCCTGGACGGGCTGCGGCTGCTGGCCGCGCTGATGGTGTGCCTATACCACTTCACCGGCAAGAACGGTGAGGTGGCCTCCTCCTGGCACCAGTCCCCCGGGAAGATGTTCCCGACCCTGTCCGAGGCGGGGACCTACGGCTCGCTCGGGGTGCAGTTCTTCTTCCTCATCAGCGGCTTCGTGATCTGCATGAGCAGCTGGGGCAAGTCGATGGGCGAGTTCTTCCGCTCCCGCATCGCCCGCCTGTACCCGGCGTACTGGGTGGCCCTGATCCTGGTGGGCACCGCGTCGGTGCTGATGCCGGTGGTCGTCAAGCCGCTGCGCTCGGACGAGTTCCTGGTCAACTTCACGATGCTCCAGCAGCCGATGGGCGTGCCGAGGGTCATCGGCGTGGACTGGACGCTCTGGGTGGAGATGCGGTTCTACCTGTTCTTCGCGCTGTTCGTGATCTGGAAGGGCGTCACCTACCGCCGGGTGGTGACCTTCTGCATCCTGTGGACGATGGCCGGCTGCTTCGCCCGGGTCGCCGACAACCCGCTGACGACCGAGCTGGTGATGCGCGACCACGCCCCGTACTTCATCGGCGGCCTCGCCTTCTACCTGATCTACCGCTACGGCAGCGACCTGTTGCTGTGGGGCATCGTGGGGATGTCCTTCCTGCTGGGTCAGCGCTACTCGGTGACGGCGCTGTGGCACCCGGGCATGACCGGCGACTTCCACCGCAACCCGCATGTCATCCAGGCGATCGTCCTCGTCGCCTTCGCGGCGGTCGCGGCGGTGGCGCTGGGCTGGACGAGCTGGGCGAACTGGAGCTGGCTGACGCTGGCGGGCGCGCTGACGTACCCGTTCTATCTGATCCACGAGCACCTGGGCTGGTTCGCGATCCGCGTCCTGCACCGGGGCTTCGGGCTCGGCCCGTACGAGACGCTGGCGCTGACCGTGCCGGGGCTGCTGTGCCTGGCGTATCTGATGCACCGCTTCGTCGAGAAGCCGTTCGGGCCACGGCTGAAGCGCACGATGTCGCTCCAGTCGAAGCAGCTGGCGGCGAGGCTCGGGAAGTAG
- a CDS encoding polysialyltransferase family glycosyltransferase, with translation MSGTTQIFFSATQYAAATVTAAIRAGFFGPRTAHRRILVVSNTAAVPEVGTPLDRMPGFEKLRPEFDEVRSWNEFISPFHPAGWSPRAQDTALWEKAVRLAWNLGDEDVEIACESIQANPSRAVADIFADSKVHVYADGLMSYGPTRNRIPHNLNSRIARVLHLDLIPGLRPMLLSEYGVEPQPIPNEAIVDVLAQIGEEGASILADRLPETNRPTAVMLGQYLSAIDLITQDEEEHLHVRMLRAAAKAGHQDVLFKPHPSAPAVYSTSLEQTADQLGVRLTVLREPVLAETVFAHLRPQLVIGCFSTALMTAAALYDIPVARVGTGLLLERITPYENSNRIPLTVIDAILPDAERDKVGQPLELGALAEQLAPLVRAVGYCMQALKHHGMRDEVTAWLAVHLDEYPQYFKRRRLTSLRLPGGSAVRAESLRRNPTVRRVVRRIRAAQA, from the coding sequence ATGAGCGGCACGACACAGATCTTCTTCTCGGCCACGCAGTACGCCGCCGCGACCGTCACCGCCGCGATCCGCGCCGGCTTCTTCGGCCCGCGCACGGCCCACCGCCGCATCCTGGTCGTCAGCAACACCGCCGCCGTGCCCGAGGTCGGCACCCCGCTGGACCGGATGCCCGGCTTCGAGAAGCTGCGCCCCGAGTTCGACGAGGTCCGCTCGTGGAACGAGTTCATCTCCCCCTTCCACCCGGCCGGTTGGTCCCCGCGCGCCCAGGACACCGCCCTGTGGGAGAAGGCCGTACGCCTCGCCTGGAACCTCGGTGACGAGGACGTGGAGATCGCCTGCGAGTCCATCCAGGCCAACCCCTCCCGCGCGGTCGCCGACATCTTCGCCGACAGCAAGGTGCACGTGTACGCGGACGGCCTGATGAGCTACGGCCCCACCCGCAACCGCATCCCGCACAACCTCAACAGCCGCATCGCGCGCGTCCTGCACCTCGACCTGATACCCGGACTGCGGCCGATGCTGCTCTCCGAGTACGGCGTCGAGCCGCAGCCCATCCCGAACGAGGCGATCGTCGACGTCCTCGCCCAGATCGGCGAGGAGGGCGCCTCGATCCTCGCCGACCGGCTGCCCGAGACGAACAGGCCGACGGCCGTGATGCTCGGCCAGTACCTCTCCGCCATCGACCTGATCACCCAGGACGAGGAGGAGCACCTGCACGTCCGCATGCTGCGCGCCGCCGCGAAGGCGGGCCACCAGGACGTCCTGTTCAAGCCCCACCCCAGCGCACCCGCCGTCTACAGCACGTCACTTGAGCAGACCGCCGACCAACTAGGCGTCCGCCTCACGGTGTTGCGCGAGCCGGTCCTCGCCGAGACCGTCTTCGCCCACCTCCGCCCGCAGTTGGTCATCGGCTGCTTCTCCACGGCCCTGATGACGGCCGCCGCCCTCTACGACATCCCCGTCGCCCGCGTCGGCACCGGACTGCTCCTCGAACGCATCACGCCGTACGAGAACAGCAACCGCATCCCGCTCACCGTGATCGACGCGATCCTGCCGGACGCGGAGCGGGACAAGGTCGGGCAGCCGCTCGAACTGGGCGCCCTGGCCGAGCAGTTGGCGCCGCTGGTGCGGGCCGTCGGCTACTGCATGCAGGCACTCAAGCACCACGGGATGCGCGACGAGGTGACCGCCTGGCTCGCCGTCCACCTCGACGAGTACCCGCAGTACTTCAAGCGGCGCCGCCTGACCAGCCTCCGCCTGCCCGGCGGCAGCGCGGTCCGCGCGGAGTCGCTGCGCCGCAACCCGACCGTACGGCGCGTGGTGCGCCGTATCCGGGCCGCGCAGGCCTGA